The Arachis ipaensis cultivar K30076 chromosome B03, Araip1.1, whole genome shotgun sequence region TCTATGAGTGAAAGCAAAAATGGTACGTATGCTAATCAAATTCTATTGAAAACATATCTTGACCTATTTGATTTCATTTCCCGTATTGCACTATTGCTATTGGTACGACAGTAATAAACGAGGGAAAATAATGCACGAATTTGAATTccaaaagcaagaaaaaataaaaaggtcGTCAAGTCAGAAATTACAAGTATAAAGAAAGGTGCAAAGGTAGGTTAGTCATGCATGAAAATGAAAGATTATTGCATGACTACAAATTTATTACTTCGATCATATTAAGTATTAACATACAATAAAAAATGGGTTCTACcattttattttaaagaaaaatcTAAGGTCCAACACTTTTTAGGAAAAAGCTCTACATCCATGTAAAAATAACATGGATGGTATCCATGTAACTTTCACTCCACACCCCACACCCCCGCTTATTTTACATGCGCCTCTTATAACCTAGATAACAAATCCTTATTTTGCGTTATCAACGTTTCTCAACgtttcctccttcttcttcttctttcgtgTTTTTCTTCTCTGCATTATGGATCTGGATTGATTCAACGCAATTATCTTTGTCGttcgtcttcttcttcgttttcttcttcgatctgcacttttgaattgaaacaatgaatgaatcaacttcaaatcagttgaatgagtgtGATTTTGATGATTCTTCTCAAACGCatcaatttgatgaggtttggattattgaattctGAATCGAATTTAATGGAATgaaatttctaattttatttgaagtgaattgaatggaCTGATGTGATCTACATCTGAATTGAAttcaattgaattgataatatgtaactgtGAGTAATTGTGAGTGTTAGTAATTGtgagtaactctgagtaaatgTAAGTAACTTTTCAGTTCAATAAGTACTAAAGAGGTGGTTCATCACTTTCATGTTTTCGTTCGGTCCGCAGAAAGGAGTCTAACAAAAATTAGACCAATATGTTCTGTTTTCTTCCCTAAGCACTATATAATTGTTTTCCCGTAATTaagatttcggttcaccatgagtactgtgttcggttcattctatACTATTCAAAAAccttcttcctcaccttctactgcttcttcaccagagagaaaagaaggaaaagacaaaaaaatacagcagcaacaacaacaaaagaatgacgataggatttcagggtttagggttttaggatttagggtttatgggttcagagTTTAGTGTAcaggggttcagtgtgtttcaaactttcggttcaccgtgttcatggttaaagatttatggtttaggggtctagggttcagggttcagggttcagagttttaggggtttagggtttacagtAGGAttcagagtttagggtttagcatttagggttcagaatttagtgtttagggttcgggttcagggtttagggtttagcgttcagggttcagagttcagagttcagggttcgggttcagggtttaggatttagggtttaggttttagggtataggatttagggtttaggttttagggttttagggatttagggtttatgggttcagggttcagggttcagtgttcagTGTTCAGAATTCtagttttagtgtttatggtttaggatttagggttcagtgtttaggggttcataattttttggtaaacagcagagcgatttggattattcaattttcaaTTGAAtcgaatggaatgcaattgctaatttgaattgaattaaatggacggaggtgtattgaattgaattgaattgaattgataatatgtaaattgtaggcaaagttctttgaattttgattttatataatggattatgtttcgttcactcagtactatacaattgtattgttTTCGGTTCACCATGACTACTATGTTCGGTTCactatgagtactgtgttcggttcaccatgagtactgtgttcggttcattctgtagaaagctgtttgaatttgattttatataatgggtTATGTtttgttcactcagtactatataATTGTATTGTTTTCAGTTCACCATGAGTAatatgttcggttcaccatgagtaggggtggcaatgggtagggtagggtagggtttggatccaaccctaaccctacccgcgggttgagaatatcccaaCACTAACCCTACCCGCTCTTAAGGGTACCCGACTCTACCtgcgggttacaaaaaatatacaacatcattatataacttgatgataatttaaaatagaactgatttttatgtaaaaaaaatattaaattatcaattaataattttcttttagtggttaaggatcttttgcatttagtgagaggtttttgattcaacatccacttaaaacatttttatataagtatataacataaacatatatagagtgcgggttggtcgggtagggttgaggctcaacccgcaccctacccgacccgcacgagaaccctacccgcaccctacgtccctaccctacccgctgcggatcgggttggcaaccctaTCCGATTAGGTGGGGTCAGGTTGgatacccgcgggtagggtacatattgccacccctaaccatgagtactgtgttcggttcattctgcactattcaaaactcttcttcctcaccttctactgcttcttcattagagagaaggaggaaaagacaaaaaaatacagcaacaacaacaacaaaagaatgacgataaggagaaaatacgtgaagaagaaggaacgcgaaaaaggaggagaaggaggaacacgaagaagaaggcgaagaagaagaagacgttccgtgcgtaaacgagcgtgaagaagaagaagaagcgagggagaagaagaagaagcgtgggGGAGAAGAAGCGTTGGGTGATTTCGTGTGTATTGAGCGCGTGTATTTCACATTTCATTTAATGGTATTGGATTTTTTTGGTGTTGGGCCAACTTGATTATATGATTACATAGATGTGTAGCATCCCCGCACTTTTTATTagtattagttaatattttaggctaattatgtatttattgaTATCCGATCAGTAAAATTTGGTATAATTATgtttttggtgactgaaataaattaaacaaaaaaaaacaaaaaaaacaaaacaaggaactgcttaaatagagggacagtcccgtttaagactactcttaaaataccaacccacttccggacctgcttgttcatctagattgtaagaaagaatattatctttcagattttgagataaaggagaataaagagtatccaaatgccacctaccaaccgaccaaatatcctgtatccggagattcgaatcAGAGATGTGgacataatccatctcattagataaccgtccttctctcctccagctagaaaaccaaaaattctggttcaaatctccaatacaccaagcaaatccatccttcaacactttccaagccttgcaaagacacctccaaatgggagagtccttgttcttaggataactaaaacagtcatatagagatgatcggtatttggcATCCAATAATTGGACCCATAGCTTATTTGGCTGCTGGAAAAAAGTCCAAACTAGcttcccaagaagagcaatatttacacaataaggatctctaatccccaaacctccatatttttttggagtaaccagtaccttccaactaacaagattcaatcctcttccatcaacttgtcctttccaaagaaaattcctcatcatagactccaatttactaatgattcctttgggaaaaatagagacctgcatctggtacgtgggaatagcagtggcaacagaattaaccaagcagagtctaccagcccgattgagtaaactccctttccagcttgctagcctactccgaatcttatccaggacaccattgaaagctgaacgagtcaccctagaatggctaagggtaactccaagatacttgcccaaatcctggacaaatctgatagaggataccccagtgaaaacctctttccttgttgcagagacattcttggagcaaagcgctttagacttctccacattaatcttcatcccagatgctttgcaaaaactctctaaaaccaacatcacattAATGTGTTATTGTGATTCCGTGGATggattataaatatatatattctataataAGTTACGAGTGATATAACTTTTTACACGTTTTATTTTATCacaattcaatatatatataaatgaccGTTAAAAAATCCTATTGTATTATATACCCGTCATGCATAATTATATCAAAgttaatttcataaaaaaataaattggttGGTATTTTGCCACATTACTGCTGTGTTTGAGTTTTGATTTTCAGTGAGTGGTTTTTTTCTTGAGACACGTCAGTGGTTAGTGGTTACTAACGTTTTATTTCCACGATGATTGGGCTACAACCATTTTTCTTTTGGGTAAGATGCGTCATGCATGATGTATGGACTATGATTCGCTTCGCGTACTTATATCAGGTTTGTTTTTCTTTGGGCTAGGCcctcttttaattttaaaaaatatttaaaaaaaactattttttaattagtcaaatttaaatttataatttagatttaaatatttataatttgaattttagaatttaagataaacaaattaattttaaaagaattGACTAACAAACAACAAGAAAGCATTGTCTCACTGAAAAAAGAGTCGACTAATATTagctaaaaaaatttaattacttAGCATtacctgaaaaaaaaaatatgcatcTTGGGGTCCTTAATAGAATTTTGCGTTTCTTTTTTTGTCACGGCTTTTATgcgtttagggtttataggaTTGAGTGGACTGCCATGGCTTCAGCAATGCTAGGAATGGAATGAACACACACACATTGACCAAATGACCAGTGAGAAGTTACTAGTTTCCTAAGAGAAATAGCTATACAATAGGTGAAAAAAGAACAGAACAAAGCTGCAAGTACACTTTTCATTGTTGACAACCCCCCAAAAAAGACAGAAAAACAATGGGAAAAGAAGAAATGCACCACTGATCAAtatgtagagagagagagagactttcccctcttatctttttcttctcaGGTTTCTCAGTTGGGCACAGTTAATGTTCTTCCTTTGTGATTTATCTTCCCCTAATTTCATAGACTAGCCGTCAATTTTGGACAAAAGATCGTTGTTAATTTTGGAGGAGGGAGAAAGGAAAAGAATGTACTATTTCCAGGAGGTCACAGTACTTCAAGGGAACAGTTTCTCTTGCATTCTATGAAGAAACTATGTTATGCCGCTCCAGTATTTTGACTCCATTTTCAGCCCACCACTTCTCAGCTTCTTCTTCTGTGAAATGCCTCCGACTGTGAAACAAATTTTGAGTTTAGTATACTGGAAATTGATTACCACCAAAGATGGATAAAATGGAAATATTCTTCAGCATTTAACATATATTCTAACATGACGCTCAATACTTATCAGAAACTACCTCCTTAATTTAAGTTCATCTAGAATATAAGACCCCGTGAAAGGAAACATAAGATTTATCTTGGAACATTTTACAAAGCAGCATACTCTGTATCCAAATACATTGACTGAAGGATGTACCAGAAAACAGATGGTGATAGATAAAACGGAATGTTAGTATTGTCAAACAAAAAGCTCAGAAATGCATCAAAACGCTCAAGAGACTGAACTATATCATAGTAAAACACATGATTGTGGCTATATTGGGCATGTACAAGGATATAGACAGTGTAGACAACTTGATTGCCACATCTGAAAAATTGAACAGAACAATTTACTGATAGTTTTCTTCAACCTGCTTCAGCAGTATATCATGCTGTTCCCATTGAGTACAGTACAAGTTCTAGATGCAAATGGATTTATGATCACTATCAATCACAGAGCTTTTGAGTTGAAAGGTATgacaataaaatttaaagttctAAAGAGGAAACTCTATAATAAGAGGGACGTGTAAACAAGCAGCAGCGATGGATAAACATGACATTCAACAGGAAATTTTGGACCCAAAGTTATTGCAATGAAAGCATATAATAAAGCTTCATACATTTAAGAGATTTGAGAATGGAAAAGATGAATACCTGAAGCGAACACGCTTTAGTTCATTACCTCCACCTGGCAGCGGAGACAAAGTTATGTACACACCTGGTTCATCCTGCACCACCCGCTCTGCCTTTCCACTTTGTGCTTTGGCACCATTAGATAATGTTCTATTTGCTGTATTGCTGTTGGATTCCTTTATAGTGTTTGTTGTATGGTTCTCAACCAAAGATAGATCTCGAATGTTATTAGTGGTTTCAGCATAGGAAGTTGCTATCGTGTCAGCATTTGCTTTATGTCCTTCTGGAGGTCCTTGCACCATTTCCTTCAACTGTAACACAATTTAACATCCACAGCTTCAGAAATAATTAACCAAGGACTAAAGCACAATACATTTTAAGCTTCATAGTGATCACCAAGTCCTGCTTCTGTTGATCATCACAAGTGAAAAGGAATATAACCATgcatttaataattaaattcttattaacttgaaagagagaaaaattagaaatttttgtttttgctGTTTTATTGCTTCCCTAACCATTTTCGTTTTATCCAATCAAGAGAATAGTTAACATAAGGGGTGGTGCTGTGCATGAAAGTTTTTACACACTATAAAATTCAGTTATATAATCTCAGCCAGTTGTAAATGAATTTATCAAGAACCAagacttcactcaaaataagatatGAATTGTGTAGATGGACCATGTTATATTCTGTTCCTCCCAAAGATTCATTATTAATCTTTCACTCCACGGCTTAAAGTATCATAGTTTACATAAGCAGATACCAGATACAACCAATCCCCAACCAttttaaacaaaatttaaaatttgctaTGATAGCCTCCCCTAACGTTCCTTACTTCACCTTATCCCCAAAATATCTCTATTTATTCTCATCTTAAACATGGTGTCCCAAAGAAGTTTAGTTTTAGATCCTCACCAGCATGAACAAATCATAAGATATCAACCACCATGTTTGCTACAATAGAACATAAAAATTAGGGAAAAACTATTAACAGAAGACAACCTGAGCAGTCAATGATTTTATAACCTCTTTTGCAGATTTACACTTTTCAGCTTCATCTGCAGCTACTGCTGTCACTTCCTTCAATCGCTGTGATGTTCGCTCGAGTTCAGCCTCTAGACTTTTCGACTTAAGAGTAAGCTCTTCAACCTAGCCAGTATATTTGATTGGATCCAGATGAATATACTTAAATCATTTCAAACATTTAGATTTCGAAAAGCAAAcatcaaaatcaaaattcaaagctCAAAGCTACaatacttttttttattcaattattaGATAAGTGAGGGTATATCTGTGTATAGGAGAAATTATAAGTGAAATTCAATTATTATATGAAAATCCAAACAACTTATCCAAATGCTACTACCTATGCAAAACTTATTACACAAGAAATTATGCCATACTATAATCATTCTTTGTTGACCTTGTGTTTCTTTCGATATTAAGGTGGGTCCCTTATTTGCAATGACCATTCCAAAACAGACCAATATTATTCATGTAAAGATACATATGGCACCGAGAGCCCCTCCAAATTGTTTCAGGTTGGGAATAGCATATTAGCATTAAAAGACAACATAGACCATGAAAATGGAACATATCTACAATCAAAACTTCATCAGGATTATGCAGAAAGTTTGATACAAGGATTAACATGAATTGGATACTTTTGATAAAGCTTACCTGTGCCCTTAAAGCAATGACTTCTTGAGTTAGAATGTCATTTTTGAGCTTTGGATCATCATGGTTATCTTCACAAGATTGTCGTGGGCTACACTTTGAAGAAGGTGGTGATGTTGATTGGCAAGAGATTCTTGCAGCAGGCTCAGAAACTGAAAGATGTTTCTTAGATACCAGAGAAGGAGTATTTGATGATTTTATAGGACCATAAATCCCCACATGCAATTTTCCATTCAAAGATGGAAAAACATGGGTATCATGTGATTCTGGAGGCTTTGATGGACTGCTTTCTGATTGAGTAAAAGAACCAAAGGATGAAAGCCTTAATAGCTTTTCCTGTAATTTAGTGACCTTACTGTTGTCATGCAAACTTACACTTCTCAAGCTAGGAGTTTGCACCAAGGAAACTGTTTCTGAAGCTTTCTTAAGTTTAGAGTAACAATCATCACAAACCCGATATGGCTTGTTGGAGTCTGGAGCAAGGGAAGCTTTTATAGATTTCTTGTTTGTGCATCCTTTGCAAAAAACAAGCCCACAGTTGTAACAATTATGACGTTTTCTTCTGAATCCAAATGGATTACGACAACCAGAACATAGAGAATGGTCAGTGCTTGATACCCATTTATGAATACACACAACAGCAGTGAAGTTTGAACCACAAACGACAGTTTTCACTTGCTTGTCTTTCAAAAACTGAACAAGAGTGGGTTTATTCCGGTGATCATTGTCTCCATGACCTAATTGCCCATTCAAACCTTTTCCCCAAGTATAAACCTCTGCTTTTGAAGTTAGGACTGCAACATGATAAGAACCACAGGCAATATCTTCCACAAAACAGTCAGCAAGTTGATCTTTAACACGTGTGGGGACTTTTCCATCAGCAGCAGGACAGCCAAGTTGTCCATAAGCTGTACTACCCATTGTATATACATGTCCTGAGGTTGTCAATGCAATTGTAAGACTGTGGCCACAAGCCACTCGACAAATGTTTTCATTATCCAATGCAATCACACGCTCAGGAACTAGTGTAGGTTCACTACCAACATGTCCAAGTTGCAATTTATCTCCATCACCCCAGGTGAAAAGTGTTCCAATAGTAGAGTGTGTAGGAGATTCCTTAGATTTGTGTGTCACCTCAACAATTGCAGCAGTGTGCCAAACACCACAGGAAACCCTGGTTGTTCTCAACCCCTTCAAAGCTTCCACTTCTCTAGGAATATTTGTGCTATTGAGATCTCCATGGCCTAAGGCACCAAAAGTTCCATCCCCAAATGTAAACAACTGTCCAGCTGATGTAACAATAGCTGTGTGCCATGGGCCACAGGACACATATGATACATGTAAACCCTCCAAGCTACCACCTACTTTCTTAGGAATCCAGTGACTGACATTGTTTTCATGCCCAAGCAAGCCAGAGTTGTGAGTACCATCGCCCCAAGTATAAAGATCCCCAGAATACGTAACAGCACAACTATGATATTCTCCACATGCTACTAATTCTATATTAATGCCGCTAAGAGTTTCAATGGGCTTAGGGTGAAGAACATCCACTTCTACACCATGTCCAAGTCtacctcctgattcctctccccAACTAAATATTTCTCCTTGCTTGGTAACTAGAACAGCATGTTTGTGGCCACAACTGATACTATGAACATCTAGAACTACTTTTGATTCCAAAGCCTTAGGGAGGAATGCATCCATCTCAGAATTGGATATGGTTCCAACTCTACGCACACCACCACCAACAATTCCATCACCAATACCTTCTCCCCAAATAAAAACATCACCTAAGGCCTCAAAATCCTCATGACAAGAACCATGGCTAGATGAACTAACAACACTGGATAAACTAACTCGAACTGCCTCAGATGCAGAGTTTCGATTACTTGATTCATCCACAGACCCAGGAGATAAAGTGGAATTCGGAATCGACTCGACTTGAATTGAACTCTTGTTAGCTCCAGTATAAGAAATTATTTCCGAGAAAGCCTTTACCCATCTATTTTGATTAGAATTGTCTGAAGCAACTCCGTTGGTATATCTGGGGTCCtgtgttttaaaaatagaaaaagtgtAAATGTCTAATAGTTTATCTGAACTTATGAAACAACTGAAGATTGAAGCCACTGCCACTGACAAATGGTGAACTTGATGGAGCAGATTTGCGTGTGCCAGCACGGGGACTTCCAGGATATGGACTTTCACATGGTTCGAATTTCCACGTTTGACTGTTGGTATTACCTCGAGTAACTAATGCCTTAAGACCGACAAACCATATCTCAGCCTCCTCTTTGTCCTTACATATCTGCCCATAGATCAAAAGTGGATTCACATCATAAAATTTACAATGTACTTAATCCTTAGTTTAATCAACATACTACATAAACTATCAGACTAGCTTTTCACAACCACTTCAGTAAGAGAAGAGCAAGATAAAGAGAAAAGCTTATAGATAGAACTAGTAGCTCTGCTAGCATAAAAACTACACAAAAAAGAGCACGCACCAAATCCAAGGATCTATCATTGTATATAAGGGAAAATGACTGATATTCTTTTTCAGGCCGAGGATACCGCTGAAATGTAGCCTGTAGGTTTTACAAATCAAGGTTGTGAGTATTGAGTAATAAAACCATGAAAGAAATAACATAagtcagagtatgagttataaaTATTTGTTTTTTCCAATTATGCGTACAAAGAAGGAATTGCAATTTCCCTGAGCAACAAAATGTTGGACTGAATCACAGGCATATCATGGCCATATTAAACTTGCAATGAAGgcatcaagtaataactcaaGGAAATAGTTGCATCTTTTTATAAACTTACAGTTCGTTGTCCTGGAATGATCTTTGAAACAGTACTGAGTTTAAGTTGTTTCTCTTCCTTTCCAGAGTACCACAAGAGTAGAGACTCATCCTGAACCCAAAACCACAAGCATTGAAAAGAATAGAACAATTTGTActgatttttcttgttctttataaTTCTATCTGAAAAACATCACGCTTCAGATATCTAGAATTGATATTTGAGTTTGACTAGCAAATGGATTGGACTCAACTTAGAAACAAGTGAGTAAACTCATCGTATGTAACCTTAGCAAAAATGTAGAAGTTTAAATTTAATATTCAAGAGTATAAAGCTTTATATCATAAATTGCAGACATAGTGAATCTAACAACAAAGCTTGAACTTTTTTTCCTTCCAAGCATTGTTTTAAACACACCTTATGTTAgatatttaaaatacaaaaaaagaagaagcattgTTTTAAACACTATACATTGGCCGTTTGGCATCCTAGAACGTTTGTGCTAGTGGAGTTAAAAAATGAGCAATCTGCCTAAACTGTTATTTACAACAGGACTACACATTTTAAGTTTTGGTTAATTTTTACCTTTTTATCATGTCATTGTTGTCATCATACTATTATGGAGCCCTATACTCAACACATTTAGGAATTTGAGCCTGTCTCATATCAATCCCTATGGAAGAAACTTAGTCAACCCATAGCATACTTATTTTGGTTATCATAATTTGCTAAGAGTAGAGAAAACTTTTCCAAGGCAACCATTGGTCAATTATTCTCAGGTCTAACTGCACagttcttcaagaagagattgAGAATCAGATCAAAGACTCACACCCTACTCGAACTGGGGACACAATAAGCGAACAGGCCAATGAAGAAACTAATTGTTGCTCTATTTACACTTCCCAATAAATGAATTCTAATAGAAAAAGGAAGTTGATTTCTTCACATAATTTTTACAGGGTATCAGTAAACTTTCAAGACAAGTGATAGCGGAGCAACTTACATTGGAAAGCCTAAATGGGCAGAACTTCGGCTTCCCTCTTCGCCCATACTTTAGCAGATATGATCCTTTTTTAAGCGATGTAAGTGCCTAAAAAAGGAACATAAAGAGTTAGCTGCctgcattaaaaataaaaagatgatTCTGCTACTGCAAAACCGTGAAGCATGAGGGAAGACCACAGCTTCAAGCTTCATTATCTCCTCAGTCAGCAAAGAAGATCAGTTACAAGTTATTTAAGCAACAAAATAACAATGGCACACTAATAAATCATGTATTTCAATAAAATGTGATACTAGAATCTAACGGCAACTACATTCATTATAGCTCCCGGAAAAACCGAAGCCCAAAATATGAAGAGCAAGTGATTCCAAACCTGCTCTATATCCCTCTCAACAGGACCAGCTTTCTGAGGATCAGCCATTCAAGTTGCAATAACATGTGCTTCCAAGGAATGAATCCAATACCCATTTGAACAACACCTCAAATCAAAACAAACAACACCGTAAACCAACCTCGAGCCTATCCCCATGAAAAACTCCAATTCAATTCAACTCAGCACTTCCAAACCCTCAAGCAAACAAAACAAAGAGCTGCATTTGCCTGCCCCATAGCTGAAAAATGAACCTGGCAGCTCAAAACCACCTCCGGAGtcgtgaaaaaagaaaaagaaggaccaACAGAGATAAACGCCTCGGCAGAATCGCAGTCAGCTTCAGACCAGCTCAAAGAAACCCTAGAAACGCGTATTTTTCGAAAAACCTCGAATCCCAATGAAATCTTGGGAATTTCGCCCCtcaaattttccttttctttcccgTCTGGCGAAACGGGTGCAATGCCCGAAATGCAGAACAAAACGACGACGTAACGGGAATCAAAGCCAGCAGCATTGCAAGGAATCCCCGGGGTTCCTCGAAGACCGAGCCATTTCTCGAGGATTACGACGGGGGCGGAGAGAGAGCTCGCCGAACCTGAAGCTGCGATTCCGAAACGGCGTCGTTCGACGACAATGCAAGGTAGATATTTTTTAACTTCCCCCCTCTCTTTCCTTTGAATTTTTCGTTCCTGTCTGGAGTCAGAATTCGCAGAGCTGGGAAGATGGTAAGAACACGCGagaatttctctctctctctttttgtctctgtctttcttttttttgggagagagaaaggagagagagagggggaagcTAACTGTATTTTGTGGAGGGGGTGCCACGTCAGCAACTGAAATCTGCGTGAAGGGAATAGGGGATCGGTGGGTTTGTCGTTTTGTTAGAAGTTAGAAGGTTTAGGCGACAAATGAGTCCAATTTCGGGATTTGAAACGACATGCCTCCTCGCTACTCCCTCTCCCAACGGACGGACCAAGGATTGGAATCCGCTGCTTCTCGGTACTACGCTGCTCCCTTCTTAGGGATATATCCGAATAAAAGGATTATGTTAGGTagacaacaaaaaatttaaacaatgtgaataataaattaaaaatctaGCTTAataaagttttttaaaaaaatactttattcAAATTACCTAATCAAAAAATTTCATTcagtaattaaaaaattttaatcatcTATTATATCTTAATTTATTAAAACAAGCTGCTCCCCCAAATACTCTACCGTCGTCGTCATCGCTTGGTTGCCAACCAACTCCATTATCGCCGCCGAAATTTTTCTGACCGTTACTGATTCGTCAACAAGGATCCTCATCGGCGTCGCTCTCCTCCAGATCGGCAACGAACGGCGCCATCGGACTCTTCCTCGCCATCACTGCTTAACTTGACACACACCATTACCGACGTCGCTTATCCCTAgtgaaaataaccatccacttaaagataaacataatcatctgcatattTAGTGAATTTGAATatccaacatattttaattatatataactaaactcaatccaataaaataaccatccgcatacctactaaaatgactATCCTAAATTGGCTATTGAAGTAGCTTCTGTGAAAGACCGTGGTAAAAACGACGCAACGACTAACACTCCTGCTGCTCTTTCAACGATTCGATAATTACCGGTGACGGCCACCGATGAGGATGATCCTAGGCAGTTCCCTTCCATGGTGGTGAAAGATCAGTGCATTCCGGCGGTCACGTGCCTCTTGAGCCGATGGAGGAGCGCTGACGAAAGGTGCATGTGGTTCGAGAAGATCGTCATTTTTGGGTGAGATGAGAGAAGACAG contains the following coding sequences:
- the LOC107631886 gene encoding uncharacterized protein LOC107631886 isoform X1, encoding MADPQKAGPVERDIEQALTSLKKGSYLLKYGRRGKPKFCPFRLSNDESLLLWYSGKEEKQLKLSTVSKIIPGQRTATFQRYPRPEKEYQSFSLIYNDRSLDLICKDKEEAEIWFVGLKALVTRGNTNSQTWKFEPCESPYPGSPRAGTRKSAPSSSPFDPRYTNGVASDNSNQNRWVKAFSEIISYTGANKSSIQVESIPNSTLSPGSVDESSNRNSASEAVRVSLSSVVSSSSHGSCHEDFEALGDVFIWGEGIGDGIVGGGVRRVGTISNSEMDAFLPKALESKVVLDVHSISCGHKHAVLVTKQGEIFSWGEESGGRLGHGVEVDVLHPKPIETLSGINIELVACGEYHSCAVTYSGDLYTWGDGTHNSGLLGHENNVSHWIPKKVGGSLEGLHVSYVSCGPWHTAIVTSAGQLFTFGDGTFGALGHGDLNSTNIPREVEALKGLRTTRVSCGVWHTAAIVEVTHKSKESPTHSTIGTLFTWGDGDKLQLGHVGSEPTLVPERVIALDNENICRVACGHSLTIALTTSGHVYTMGSTAYGQLGCPAADGKVPTRVKDQLADCFVEDIACGSYHVAVLTSKAEVYTWGKGLNGQLGHGDNDHRNKPTLVQFLKDKQVKTVVCGSNFTAVVCIHKWVSSTDHSLCSGCRNPFGFRRKRHNCYNCGLVFCKGCTNKKSIKASLAPDSNKPYRVCDDCYSKLKKASETVSLVQTPSLRSVSLHDNSKVTKLQEKLLRLSSFGSFTQSESSPSKPPESHDTHVFPSLNGKLHVGIYGPIKSSNTPSLVSKKHLSVSEPAARISCQSTSPPSSKCSPRQSCEDNHDDPKLKNDILTQEVIALRAQVEELTLKSKSLEAELERTSQRLKEVTAVAADEAEKCKSAKEVIKSLTAQLKEMVQGPPEGHKANADTIATSYAETTNNIRDLSLVENHTTNTIKESNSNTANRTLSNGAKAQSGKAERVVQDEPGVYITLSPLPGGGNELKRVRFSRRHFTEEEAEKWWAENGVKILERHNIVSS